Within the Erigeron canadensis isolate Cc75 chromosome 6, C_canadensis_v1, whole genome shotgun sequence genome, the region AGAAACCTAGCTACAGGTGTTGCAAATTTAGAAATTGTCTGCTATATATCCCATTCACTATCTAAAGTTTTATAACTCTCTTTTAATGCATTATTATTGTGCTTGCTGTAATAGCCTTGATCATTTTCCAACaatgggtcaaaattctctTGAACATGAGGAGTTGTTTTCTCGTCGTTGCATACTGGTCAACGGGCCAGTCATAGTAGGCGCTGGCCCGTCTGGGCTTGCAGTCGGCGCAGGACTCCAGCAACAAGGGGTCCCTTATGTTATCTTGGACCGTGCTGACTGCATCGCATCTCTTTGGCAAAACAAGACATATGATCGCCTCAAACTCCATCTACCTAAACAGTTCTGCCAATTACCTTACTTCCCTTTCCCATTAGATTTCCCTGAATACCCTTCAAAAAACCAGTTTATCGACTATCTTGAATCATATGCCAAGAAGTTTGAGATTAGTCCTAGGTTCAATGAGTCCGTTCAGACAGCTAAGTATGATGAGAGTTGTGGGCTTTGGCGTGTTAGAACAGTGACCGAAAATTGTGAAGTTGAGTATATATGCAGGTGGCTCGTGGTGGCAACCGGGGAGAATGCTGAGAAGGTGGTGCCTGGTTTTGAAGGGCTTGATGAGTTTGATGGCACGGTTATGCATGCGTGTGATTACCGGTCTGGTGAGATTTTTGAGGGACAAAGAGTCTTAGTGGTAGGTTGTGGGAATTCCGGCATGGAAGTCTCTCTTGATCTTTGCCACCACAATGCTTTCCCATCCATGGTGGTTCGAAACTCGGTTAGTTTAATATCATGTATATATGATCAATAACCTTAATCACTTGATTGTGCATATTTCTCAAAGTCCtcttctcttttatatatatatatatgatcaacaGGTTCATATACTACCAAGGGAAATCGGTGGCAAATCGACATTTGAGTTAGCAACTTCACTAATGAAATGGCTACCATTAAAGGTGGTTGACAagatattacttgttcttgcaAGATACAAACTTGGAAACTTGCAAAAATATGGTATAAAGAGGCCATTAATGGGCCCATTACAGCTCAAAAAGATCAAAGGCAAAACCCCTGTTCTTGATATTGGAGCATTACGAAAGATCAAATCTGGGAAGATAAAAATAGTCCCTGGAATTAAGAAATTCTCACTCGGCCGAGTCGAGCTAGTCAATGGAGAAAATCTTGACATAGATTCAGTTATTTTGGCGACTGGTTACTGCAGCAATGTTCCCTCATGGTTAAAggtaacaactttttttttttataaagaaatctTGTGACTCATTCGATACCATTAATTTATACTGATGGACTAACAACATGCACTTCTTTTTAGCAGGATGATAATTTGTTTTCAATTGAAGGAATGCCGATGAGACCATTTCCTGAAGGGTGGAAAGGGAAAGCCGGTTTGTATGCAGTTGGCTTCACCGGAAGAGGTCTCTCTGGTGCATCCCTTGACGCTATCCAAGTTTCACAACACATTGGCAACATATGGAATCAAGAAACCAAGCCAACGAATCATTATGTCACATTCTCTTGTGATCGAAGATGAAACAAGtagaaaatattaataaataaagtcaTTAATTAATCCTTCAAATTTTGAATTGTATTTGAATATGGTAAACTGACTGATATATAGGagaatgtaaaaaataaaaaaacatatagatagatatatgagCCCTCTCCGGATCAACATAATTAGGCTCAGACGTTGTGTTCAAATTAAAAGGAAGACgaggcttctttttttttttttttttcctttttatgttatttgttgTCTTTCCgcaatttaatttgttttctatGTTGTTACATTATACAGTACTTATTTTGACATGATGTGTTACTTGTTACatctttaatttacactatttgGTCCACGTTCACCACATAAGATCCGCCAAGGTGGGGTTAATTAGGGTAGTTTTAGAAATAGGACTAAATTTGATGTAATacttaggttttttttttaaaagttcaaaaatttTACACTGCATACATCTTGTGATAACATAGACGATGATATGTGTTCTGTTCAGTGTTCACATCTGTTATATATCTAGCCCTTTTATATCGCAAATAAGTTTTAGTGCAGTCTGCAGTGGTTTATTACTGTCAACGATTTTATACGATGCGACATAAGATAccaaaaaaaggaagaaagaagatAGTATAGACACTAaaaatcatattgcatttgttcacacttttagatgagtgtgaacaaattaaaaattttgtcacgctttttagtgtgtaaaaatatattgaactaaaagtgtatggaaatttctccacactaaaaagtgtgtagaaataaaagttcacactttttagtgtgaactttcataattgttttgtcacactccatttgtccacggtaactaGAAAAGTTACCGTGAACAAATGATGTAACACCtagctaaagcggaatatacgggatgtacagataagcacaattgcacacagtacaagttccaacacaaccAATAACATTAAGAAGATAAGAAGTAtaatagttattacagaacatggggTATACCcagaataaataatatttaaaagacagaacaattgtctcaaaGTACCGAGTCTGGAATTGAATAAGCAAAGAAAAGTCTTCACAGCTCCTGGTCTTGCATGCTCGAACAGTCGCCAAATGAGATGAGCTTAcaagaggaagactcctatgctaaaagATCTACTagtctagcctgaaaagcatgtaagttcaaaaggtcaactacgaaagtagttggtgagattcacataaagtactatttagtatacatataattaatacgTAGAATAAGAACAaggtcataagatctgtacATTTAACAAAAGTACTTTGCAATAGTAAGAACAGTACAAGAACAATTAATGAACTATAGATGTATtgtcactgctaacccgattggccagaactgaactgtaCTGTGACGATATGCTCATAATAATAAAGTAAGTCAAgtaagatctagatcagaacaagaacagataatatgcatcctccagaactacggagaatgagggtgggcctaccctaaacagcgctgtccatatttacctacggttcaatccctgaactgggggatatgaattgatagcagtgaataAGGACTGATCAAGAACAAGTAAGAACTAGAACATGGAAATGaacaagtacagtagtataaatgtatttaaggatcctgcccattcaacacttaaataccctttttaaatagttaagaatcatatcataagtatCTTACAAGATCATAAAATAGTGCGTAAAATAGTTCAAGGACATAtgtataagtacaaaatagttttcatgcttttcagtccccgataaaagaacttgaacaaaatgtacgaaagggggattagtgaactcacagtgatctggtacaagcacagtttataagcacagagaacaagcacagagatagataagttatatctatcaaaatccaagtaCGTCTTGAAGGAAGCCTAagtacaagtcattgatcataaataagtacgcatattagttcatgtgattaattaatcattgaaatatccttgatgaactgatgatttggcccacgatgatctttgaacgttttgactcaaaatgagTTTGAATGAATTTAGGTACTTAAACTGGACTTGATCTGAACGTCATTGAACTCACacatatgtaattataatgttaattagttgaacatgtctttaataacgatctttagccttaagaacttaGTTTGACTGTTCATAGAACTTGCACTTTAATGATTAAGATGAATCATGACTTTAATGTACTTTGGTCAAGGATTGAGCAATGATGTTTGTACAGCCTTTGGCATATAttattgtaatgtaatgaaGCTAAGAACTGGTCTAGTGGTTAAGTACAAGATCTAGTTGATTTAAGTTCGTGCATGCTAAGTTATAgaacaagatcgttttaggaacactgaaccaagatcgtcctaggaacactaggaccaagatcgtcctaggaacACTaggccaagatcgtcctaggaacAAGATCTTCCTGGTGCCAAGATCTTCCTGGCGTCAAGATCTTCCTGGTGCCAAGATCTTCCTGGTGCCAAGATCaattgtttgagcaaaaccaatctagcagattagttacccaagaagtgtgtgttCCCCAAAcacaacaacttcgaatgaacaaccaaacacaccaagagcctgggacgatcttggggagATCGTCCTAGCTCAAGAACAGCCTTAATAAGTACAAGTACAATAATGAATGTCTAGATCGATTTTCAGGACTTGTTTGGACATAGCATTAGTATAAATATACTCAATAACATTATCTAATAACCCTTTTAATGAtttcaagatcaaatataaCATGAATAAGTCGTGaccttcaagaacaagttgtaccttcattttcaaaaatgggttttgtagattaaagcatgttatgacccaaatttattcatacaaatgttattaaacacatttagacacaaacccattaacttttaacacgattttcattcaaaaattagaccaaatcatcaagaacatgaacttgaaaaagtacattcTTAATTTGCTCAAAAACTCAtgaaatgttgttgttacctgagaaatgattcaagaagtgtgttttgattattacaagaatgctaaaagtacaaacgattttgatTAAACGttccaaaatcaagagatgctcTAGTATGTGTTTTGTGGTGTTTTGGGTGTGTTCTAGTGAGAGAGTGgagagatggagaagatgatgaatagggttttctctttctaactcttctatttatagtctttccataataaatgaacttaataaatgcaaggactatttATGAAcatttgaactagaacttttatgaacacgaacgtttacgaaccgaacCTTAGTATTTCATCGTATTTAGTCATAgactcatcatataaatcaagatttaagatcaaattgaccttcacaTTAGCACATAATtgggtctaaagtacgtcaagaacttaaataaattgaactgtctagtCGTTCTAATGGCAAAAGTACGATTCGAGAAACTTATCTAGAACATTTccaagacggttgttacaaatGAGATGTGACAAAATAACTATGAAAGTTcacattaaaaagtgtgaacttttatttatacacactttttagtgtggagaaatttccatacacttttaattcaatatatttctacacactaaaaagcatgacaaaatttttaatttgttcacacaaacctaaaagtgtgaataaatgcaatattatttgtagtgagaCTAAAGACTATAGAGGATCGGTCTATAGGCACATAATGGTCCAGCATTTGTAGTTAATAAAACATATGGGCTCTAGGCCCAGAATCTGGTCCACACAGGGGGCCACTTCTATTACTCTTCAATCTTGTGACACAAATTTGTAACGGAGTACTTCCCCTTTTCCGAAAGTCACATTACATAGCGTTCATTAGAATGGAATAGAATCGTACAGCACAACACCATCCCCATTCTTTTAAACATGtgagccttttttttttatatatgaaacttgACCCATTCTCAACCCATGTATACACATTTCCTAAATGTTTTGATATGTTATGATTAACATTTCATGTTATATATAAGAATACTCCTTGTAGCTACCCTGGCTACTGTGTGATGTTCGCAGGGCTTGAGGGACAAGGTGTAACGGAGTCGTCTATCTAAAGCTATAGAGGAAGGGCTAGAAGTCGATGCatttttattgtgttttttgAGTGATTAGCTAGCGTGTCATATAGATCCTGGAATTTTGGTGTAAAGGATGTGCTACCATGCCATTAAAAGGTAGACATTTGAGTGATCAGAGTTGTGTTTAGGGTGTCGTATATGTGACAACTCGTAATTTATTAACGACGAGTTAGTCTTAATCTCGatcattattataatttcgTCTAATTTAGAGATTATGACGTGGgaattattagataattgaaCATTTGATGTAGTTCAATTAGACATATCATGATAACGTAGACTATTAACTATCTAGACGAATACTGAGTCttaaatataactttaaataaatatttaaagatTATGTCTTGTACAAAATAAATAGACTGTCtaaacttaatattttaaagtttacttTGACGGAATATTATAGACTcgttttaatttaaataacacGAGAGAAAATACCTTTACTATAAATTATAACCTTTTAGTCATACGATATTTAATCATAAGCATTTTACCAAATTAAGGGTATAAAATATCTTAACTTAAGCCAACATGGGCCGGTTCACTTGTTTGTGTGGAGGGAAAAAGAACACCAAACCCCCTACGCTTTTTCCTTCTCCTTTGATGCTGCATCGAGACACACATAAACACACATACAAAAACCCTCTCAAACTTTTCCTCCTGATCAGTGTCAACTAGAAATAAATCAAAGGAAgaatattttgttttgttgttaCAATAATCAACTAACAAGAACTTTCGGCATCATCATCTTTATCTAATTCATCTCTTTTCAAGAACATTAAATTGgtaagtaactttttttttttcttaactttgattttaaataaattcaacCCTAGGGTTTATTTCAGTTATGTGATTAAATTAGTAGCCAAAAAGATGATATAAGTTTTGGGTTCTGTTGATTTATGAGATTTTGATTAGAAGTAAGTATTTGAAATCAAAAAGTGTTTGGATTTGTAAATGGCTAGTGAAATGGATAGTTCAGGTCTTTTGAACATGTCTGAAGTTGTTGCACTCAAATGGGTTGGTTATAAAACGATTTGGATTGCGGAAAAAGGTCGAAAACTCGATATTTAGTCATtctggtcatcttttgtctCATCGCGCCGCGATTTTTGTTGTTGTCCAACAGTTTCAAAAGATGTTAACTTACAAACTTGAACTTTGTTTATAAGTTTAGTATCGAGATTACCTTATAAGGTCAGTAACAGTGAGGTTAGAAACGTGACTAAAATAAAATGGACGTTTAAATCACACTCTTGGTCGTTGCATTCTAGGGTCGATAGCTAAGTAGTTGTACGTAGGATACTTGTCGGCGTGAGTTTTGATCCTCATTATTGGCAATAATATTATAGGTTTTGGATAACGTGGAGAATTGACTGTCGATCTTCTCAAGCTACATTGTACCTTTTAGCACTTAGATCGCTAAGGTGAGTTTATGGcgcccttttttctttttactttgggcctgaaaagcatgtactGTTGTATACATGACtactttataaatgatttgtctTTGTCTATGTCATGTGATTTGGTTACTTAAATCATTTGCCTTATGTTTGCCATGTTGACGGCTGTCTGAAAATGTGTATACATGTCttatgaaattttgttttatgtgACTTAGACTTGCCATGTTCTCGGCTGActaaatgtttatgtgtttgacaGACTAAATTGTTCCCCTTATGTAGTTATTACCATTATGAGATCCTAATGGTTGTCTTGTCAGATTTTGTTCCTGATTGTCATGGTTCTGGTCCGCACCCCATTTTAGACAGGAAATCCTGTGCGAGGCATATTAGTCATATTGTCAGACTTAGGTCTGGACTGTCATTATATATTGTCGGATTTTGCTCTCGGCTGTTTTGTCTTAAATAACTACATGTCATTGTGTATTCTCAATGACGACTAAACTTTGGTCAAACACACTGTAAACTCACAAACTATTTCGATAGTTGATCctctcaaatttcatgtttttcaggtaaccaacagTAAGTCTTGGATCATCTTGGCATTTTAGGGCCATTCTTTTGACTTTGGACGTATAATTAGCGTCAGACATATGAGAACTATCATTTTATTAGTTCTAATCGTACTAGACTGTTCAAATATTTATCTTGTATTCAGTGGGCCAAATTCCATATATGAATGACTTGTATCCGTATTCTGGGGTTCACATTTGAacgattgtacttgtattagaCTTGTATTTGGTATTAAATGGATGTAATTTCTATTAGCCTTTGGTTAGTACGCAGttatttgttaaccctgtatTTCCGCTACAACGGGGTGTGATAGTACAAGTGTGAAGGTGTTTCTGGATCCAGGATATTTTGAACCGGGCGGGGGCTGGGGGAATAATTTTGACTTGGAAATATGAGGGCATCATGGACGAAAAATATATAACGATAGGTTATACACACAAATATGATGTATGTACACTTTAAACGTTGTAAATCGTCTGGGGCAGTTTCCACCGTTACGTATATGCTACATCTGCACATGCCTGTGAATACATTATGGGTACATGGTTATTGTTGCCCTGACATTaagattttgtatatataaaatgagtACTCGTAATTAAAAGTTAAGGATCACGTTAATCAATCACAACTAATTAAAAACTAAGGATCCACTATTATCTTTCAATTCACACTAATTTGAAAATACTAGATGAAGCCTTTATGACtttacttaacgtgcataaaaaggctatacgttttcatatcaaaagctcacctcttgaattttatgttaagtgtacaactatttaatgcaccttaatgAAAGCCCTAAAAGCTTCATTTTGCAAATCCTTATTTCTTAAGCTCTCTATTTGGAAATAACAGAAGgtaattattagtttttaaaaagTCAGACATGAACATGTCATCTGATGCGACACAAGCACTAAGGTAATTAAATAACATGCAAAATCGTTCATTTATGATTCCTATATTTTATAGCAAACAATCCTTTTAACAAATTTATTAGAATGTGGCGTATAGGAAcataaattcaaaagaaaatggAAACAACAAATATTTTAGACAACCCCATATGAGTATGACTCCCCATACCTTTTATTCAAACTTTTATTCAGGTACATGCAGAGATAGGCCATATACATTTGTTTTTGAAATTCTATTTGCAAAGTAAAAATGTCGAAATTTTGGTTAAAGATAGGCGTCATCTATCTACAAAGATTTTGGATTCAAATGTAGCACTTGTGTTCCAGCTTGTAAATAATAGGAAACCAGTTGCGTGTGTGTCTTATTCTAAATGGCAACTTATGAAGATTACCTGATCAGCAATAGATACTTACAATGTATGCTCACAGATTGCCCATTCCTACTAGAAATGTCATGTAGGGTTACATGTTATGGCACTTGTTTTATATCCTAGTTCTGCACATtcacaaaacaataaatttttttgttgtcACACctgaaataattttattaagatcTACTTGAAATAATTGTTAGGAGTGTgatcatattaaaaaataaacacatgTCTAGAAATAATTTAAGTCTATGGGGTCACatgaaatgacacggtaactctatactattagttattttattaatgtaatataataattaattgatcacgaaataattaatttagataaattaaagtattaatgtaatataataattaattgatcacgaaataattaatttagataaattaaagagttaattgtatttaattaattacaaagaGGTTAAATGTGAATAAGGAAATTAGAGTTGGGCTCTAATTCCTAATGGAGGGGACCGAATTTTAAAGGCTTTGAAAGTCTTGAAATAGCTTGCCCATCAAGtttaaaaccttaagaattaaCCCTATAAATATAGGGATTAATCAAAGGGTTTTAGACATTCATTCACATAAGTAATCCTCTCTTTTTCCCCTTAGTTTTCATTCGACCGAAACCCTTTTAAGGTGTTCGGTTTTGAGCTTCTCAAAATCCATATGAAACTTAAATAATTAAAGGTTCTATTAATTGTTCATTTGTTTGTCTTGTCGACAACAAAttggtttcggtttttggtGTATGGGTTTTTCGAATGAAAGAGAtgtacaaaagtagttggttcATGATCAGGGTATTAACATACGGTTTAAAGGTGTCTAGTGTGATCGTAGAAGGGTTTTACTTTAGAccctaaaaaataataattatactattaataattattattggaagctttgcgcaaaggtacacgtttcgattctctctttgttaattaatagtattgcatatacgtttctttcCGCTGCGTATTCGTGAATTGTTAtttgtttatgtgctcatattttaacagtggtatcacgagccacatatgtgatctattaattacaaagatcaaaacttgaaggggtgTTAAGGGttggtttatatttaattaattgttaaataattaaaaaagttttttttttttaattaatcgattttaattaaataaaatctagggttttgtttaattaatttaacctAAGTCAATGAAAGATTGAAACCCTCATGGCAAGTTTTGAGtttgtgaattgacatgatttatgtgttataaattgcatgttacgtgtttcttaattatttaaagttgttaaataatagtaaaatcataaggaattcatgcaaaattaattatgattttactgaatatatagagatatattttacaaagaatgatgatccaataattagggttaattattagataattgtgtgactatgtgaattttttgtGTGATTTTCCTGATTTGTGATagttcactaaaaaattcatatcttttaatcagtaatgagttagaggtcgAAATTCGGACTATGGATTGTCGACTCATAGGgatacaactttgtagtttt harbors:
- the LOC122605855 gene encoding probable indole-3-pyruvate monooxygenase YUCCA7, producing MHYYCACCNSLDHFPTMGQNSLEHEELFSRRCILVNGPVIVGAGPSGLAVGAGLQQQGVPYVILDRADCIASLWQNKTYDRLKLHLPKQFCQLPYFPFPLDFPEYPSKNQFIDYLESYAKKFEISPRFNESVQTAKYDESCGLWRVRTVTENCEVEYICRWLVVATGENAEKVVPGFEGLDEFDGTVMHACDYRSGEIFEGQRVLVVGCGNSGMEVSLDLCHHNAFPSMVVRNSVHILPREIGGKSTFELATSLMKWLPLKVVDKILLVLARYKLGNLQKYGIKRPLMGPLQLKKIKGKTPVLDIGALRKIKSGKIKIVPGIKKFSLGRVELVNGENLDIDSVILATGYCSNVPSWLKDDNLFSIEGMPMRPFPEGWKGKAGLYAVGFTGRGLSGASLDAIQVSQHIGNIWNQETKPTNHYVTFSCDRR